The following proteins are co-located in the Pedobacter sp. FW305-3-2-15-E-R2A2 genome:
- the rlmF gene encoding 23S rRNA (adenine(1618)-N(6))-methyltransferase RlmF — protein MSIEKQVLHPRNKHRSRYDFPELIKSLPELRPFVALNAYGDESIDFSDPVAVKLLNKALLKHFYQIDHWDIPEGYLCPPIPGRADYIHYLADLLASVNDGVVPRGKNVKGLDIGLGANCIYPIIGHQEYGWTFGGSDVDSSAIKSAKNIAAINPALSASVFPRLQSNKNHIFKGVVKPGEVFDFTLCNPPFHASAAEAQAGSQRKVRNLGKQKGKETVLNFGGQQAELWCEGGEVGFIRKMIEESAALGKQCFWFSTLVSKSMNVPFIYGSLERQRPVEIRTIEMAQGQKISRFVAWTFLSPEEQTSWRKNRW, from the coding sequence ATGTCTATAGAAAAACAAGTCTTACATCCAAGAAACAAGCATCGGTCCAGGTATGATTTTCCGGAGCTGATTAAAAGTCTGCCGGAATTGCGTCCTTTTGTTGCCCTTAATGCCTATGGTGATGAATCGATAGATTTTTCGGATCCTGTGGCGGTGAAGCTCTTGAATAAAGCATTACTGAAACATTTCTATCAGATAGACCATTGGGATATCCCGGAAGGTTATCTATGTCCGCCAATTCCCGGAAGGGCAGATTATATTCATTACCTGGCCGATTTACTGGCTTCCGTCAATGATGGCGTTGTGCCCAGAGGAAAAAATGTAAAAGGTCTGGATATTGGCCTGGGCGCAAATTGCATTTATCCGATCATTGGCCATCAGGAGTACGGATGGACCTTCGGCGGTTCCGATGTAGATAGTTCTGCCATTAAATCAGCGAAGAACATTGCTGCGATAAACCCGGCATTATCTGCCTCTGTATTCCCAAGACTGCAAAGCAACAAAAATCATATTTTTAAAGGTGTGGTAAAACCGGGAGAGGTCTTTGATTTTACTTTGTGCAATCCCCCTTTCCATGCTTCTGCAGCAGAGGCACAGGCGGGAAGCCAGCGTAAAGTGAGGAATCTGGGTAAGCAGAAAGGGAAAGAAACGGTACTTAATTTTGGCGGACAGCAGGCCGAGCTCTGGTGTGAAGGTGGTGAAGTGGGCTTTATCCGGAAGATGATCGAAGAGAGTGCCGCCTTGGGTAAACAATGCTTCTGGTTCTCCACGCTGGTTTCAAAGAGCATGAATGTCCCTTTTATTTACGGTTCTTTGGAAAGGCAACGTCCGGTAGAGATCAGAACGATAGAGATGGCGCAAGGTCAGAAGATCAGTCGTTTTGTAGCCTGGACTTTCCTAAGTCCTGAGGAGCAGACAAGCTGGAGGAAAAACAGGTGGTAG
- a CDS encoding TonB-dependent receptor gives MKAISIRAATTILFIFFAMSAWAQTGIIEGKVISEGSPLPQVNISLQGTNSIIMTDSAGLYKMAAIAAGTYKVQASAVGFRKMSKTIILKKGEQLKLDFDLSNFQNDLNEVVVTGTLKEVNRLESPVPVEVYTPAFFRKNPTPSIFEALQNVNGVRPQLNCNICNTGDIHINGLEGPYTMILIDGMPIVSSLSTVYGLSGIPNSLVEQIEVVKGPASSLYGSEAVGGLINIITKKPQNAPLFSADVFGTTYQEFNADLGLKTKVGSATALTGVNYFKFGNVVDHNHDNFTDVTLQDRISVFQKWNFQRKDNRLFTIAGRYLYEDRWGGETNWNKSYRGGDQVYGESIYTKRWEFIGNYQLPVKEKIFLAFSYNNHDQDSRYGIKSYIATQKVGFGQLTWDKKLKNHDLLVGAALRYTYYDDNTPATELNNPAKNIWLPGVFVQDEITIAPKHKFLAGFRYDYNSLHGNIFTPRFAYKWNLNDNNILRLNAGTGFRVVNIFTEDHAALTGARDVVIANQLKPEKTYNVNLNYLRKMYAADGTFFGIETSAFYTYFNNRIIGDFDTDPNKIIYNNLDGYAVSKGLTANVDIALNNGLKFVLGATYQDVATYEKGVKKQQILTEKFSGNWAVSYKIRKLDLGIDYTGNIYSPMRLPLLGPLDPRREFSPVWSIQNIQFTYSGFNKFEIYGGVKNLLNWTPNKGNPFIIAGANDPFDKNVVYDDNGKVKPTESNPYGLTFDPNYVFGPNQNIRGFFGIRYTIK, from the coding sequence ATGAAAGCTATCTCTATTCGAGCCGCCACCACGATCTTATTTATATTTTTTGCAATGTCGGCCTGGGCACAAACTGGAATCATTGAAGGAAAGGTTATTTCTGAAGGCAGCCCGCTTCCTCAGGTCAACATCAGCCTGCAGGGCACCAACTCCATCATCATGACCGATAGTGCGGGCCTATATAAAATGGCTGCAATAGCTGCGGGGACCTATAAAGTACAGGCCAGCGCAGTTGGTTTCAGAAAAATGAGCAAGACCATTATCCTGAAAAAAGGAGAACAGCTTAAATTGGACTTCGACTTGAGTAATTTTCAGAATGATCTGAATGAAGTGGTCGTAACCGGGACTTTAAAGGAAGTAAACCGGCTGGAAAGCCCGGTACCTGTAGAAGTATATACGCCTGCCTTTTTTAGAAAAAATCCTACCCCCAGTATTTTTGAAGCCCTACAAAACGTAAACGGTGTAAGGCCACAGCTGAATTGTAATATTTGCAACACCGGAGATATACACATCAATGGATTAGAAGGACCTTATACCATGATCCTGATTGATGGGATGCCCATTGTGAGTAGTTTATCTACTGTCTATGGCCTTTCAGGAATCCCGAATTCCCTGGTAGAGCAAATTGAAGTGGTAAAAGGACCTGCCTCTTCTCTTTATGGAAGTGAAGCCGTTGGGGGGCTGATCAATATCATCACCAAAAAACCTCAAAATGCACCCTTATTCTCTGCAGATGTCTTTGGAACAACGTATCAGGAGTTCAATGCAGACCTTGGCTTAAAAACTAAAGTGGGTTCTGCCACCGCATTAACCGGAGTCAATTATTTTAAATTCGGCAATGTGGTAGACCATAACCATGATAATTTTACTGATGTTACCTTACAGGACAGGATCTCTGTTTTTCAGAAATGGAATTTTCAACGCAAAGATAACCGCTTGTTTACCATAGCCGGACGTTATTTGTATGAAGACAGATGGGGTGGGGAAACGAATTGGAATAAGTCTTACCGCGGTGGGGACCAGGTTTATGGAGAAAGTATTTATACCAAGAGGTGGGAGTTTATCGGAAACTATCAGCTTCCTGTAAAGGAGAAAATTTTCCTTGCTTTTTCTTACAATAACCATGATCAGGATAGTCGTTATGGGATCAAATCCTATATTGCCACACAGAAAGTTGGTTTCGGACAACTGACCTGGGACAAAAAGCTAAAGAACCATGATTTACTGGTGGGTGCTGCATTGCGCTATACCTATTATGACGACAATACTCCGGCTACAGAACTGAATAACCCTGCAAAAAACATCTGGTTGCCTGGTGTCTTTGTACAGGATGAAATCACAATTGCCCCAAAGCATAAGTTCCTGGCAGGTTTCCGTTATGATTACAACTCTTTACATGGAAATATCTTTACCCCAAGATTTGCGTATAAATGGAACCTGAATGATAACAATATCCTCCGTTTAAATGCAGGTACAGGATTCAGGGTGGTGAATATTTTCACAGAAGACCATGCTGCACTAACAGGTGCCAGGGATGTGGTTATTGCTAACCAGTTGAAACCAGAGAAAACCTATAATGTGAACCTGAATTACCTGAGAAAAATGTATGCTGCTGATGGGACCTTCTTTGGAATAGAGACTTCTGCATTTTACACTTATTTCAACAACAGAATTATCGGAGATTTTGACACGGATCCTAATAAAATTATTTATAATAACCTCGACGGTTATGCGGTGAGTAAAGGTTTGACGGCCAATGTCGATATTGCCTTGAATAATGGACTGAAATTCGTATTGGGCGCAACCTATCAGGATGTGGCGACTTATGAGAAGGGTGTTAAAAAGCAGCAAATCCTGACAGAAAAATTCTCAGGAAACTGGGCGGTATCCTATAAAATAAGAAAGCTGGACCTTGGCATCGACTATACGGGGAACATTTACAGTCCGATGCGTTTGCCATTGCTGGGGCCTTTGGACCCAAGAAGGGAATTTTCTCCGGTCTGGAGCATTCAGAATATCCAGTTTACCTATAGTGGTTTCAACAAATTTGAAATTTATGGAGGCGTAAAAAACCTGCTCAACTGGACACCAAACAAAGGAAATCCATTCATCATCGCTGGGGCGAATGATCCCTTTGATAAAAATGTGGTATATGACGACAATGGGAAGGTAAAACCTACGGAGAGCAATCCTTATGGCTTAACTTTTGACCCTAATTATGTCTTTGGACCAAATCAGAATATCCGGGGATTTTTTGGCATTAGGTATACTATAAAATAA
- a CDS encoding putative sensor domain DACNV-containing protein has protein sequence MIYQSTYQAARVIAPKVEAIFAAHLSAARESGEDDLAPLPTANVVEAIIDATFWASLRKEEGHSPKISLAYLPPQQAGNPLLFKHRLPLSPGILTKIAPGVERAGIHLGVWLEDDELFIWGTTVSIPNFCFVLDVSEPALLVIKHRRIYGFGKFTNIAVLKGDQVKMVDENNTNMADCPPMLLSLLDLTAPSYWNDSVNVMIQLAVSMRSHGRGGTLLVVPSETNNWLQSIIKPIQYYIQPAFTGLSKLLQQDRKEASQIFWQTALKREVEHLAGLTAVDGATVISSDYELLSFGAKIGRAKGKENIDELSFSEPIKGGDAIVVHPTKVGGTRHLSAAQFVHDQRDATALVASQDGHFTIYTWSESQGRVQAHRIDTLLL, from the coding sequence ATGATCTACCAGTCCACCTATCAGGCAGCACGGGTTATTGCCCCAAAAGTTGAAGCTATTTTTGCAGCACATCTTTCTGCAGCAAGAGAAAGCGGAGAAGATGATCTTGCACCATTGCCAACAGCCAATGTGGTTGAAGCCATCATTGATGCAACATTTTGGGCGAGCCTGCGCAAAGAGGAGGGACATTCCCCGAAAATATCACTGGCATATTTACCTCCTCAGCAAGCGGGTAACCCTTTGCTTTTTAAACACCGCCTGCCACTGAGCCCGGGGATTCTGACCAAGATTGCTCCAGGTGTAGAACGGGCAGGTATCCATTTAGGAGTCTGGCTGGAAGATGACGAATTGTTTATCTGGGGAACTACCGTTAGTATTCCCAACTTCTGCTTTGTATTGGATGTATCAGAGCCCGCTTTACTGGTGATTAAACACCGCAGGATTTATGGTTTCGGTAAGTTTACCAATATTGCAGTACTCAAAGGCGATCAGGTGAAAATGGTAGATGAAAACAATACCAATATGGCGGATTGCCCGCCGATGTTACTTTCATTACTGGACCTTACTGCGCCTTCTTACTGGAATGATTCGGTCAACGTAATGATTCAGCTGGCTGTTTCTATGAGGAGTCATGGAAGGGGGGGGACATTGCTGGTCGTACCCTCAGAAACAAACAACTGGTTGCAGTCGATCATTAAACCCATTCAATATTATATTCAGCCGGCATTTACCGGCTTGTCCAAACTGCTTCAGCAGGACCGGAAAGAAGCCAGTCAGATTTTCTGGCAAACGGCATTGAAGCGTGAAGTAGAGCATCTTGCTGGTCTGACGGCTGTAGATGGTGCGACGGTCATCAGCAGCGATTATGAGCTGCTGTCTTTCGGTGCTAAAATCGGTAGGGCAAAAGGAAAGGAGAATATTGATGAACTTTCTTTCTCTGAACCGATTAAAGGGGGAGATGCAATCGTGGTTCATCCGACCAAAGTTGGTGGAACAAGGCACCTTTCTGCCGCTCAGTTTGTGCATGACCAAAGGGATGCGACTGCCCTGGTTGCTTCTCAGGATGGACATTTTACCATTTATACCTGGTCTGAAAGTCAGGGGAGGGTACAGGCCCACCGCATCGACACCCTCTTATTATAA
- a CDS encoding DUF2130 domain-containing protein encodes MSTEIKCPNCAHTFPIEEVMAEEYKKDLREKMVSFTKQKDEEYNKKLNELSQQQKQQEQVFEQQHKLQAQAFEQKLAEEKKVLQTALEESLRKSIASDFENKLQMMDTANKESEEKLKLARAKELDFLMKEKAMKEKEEEMEIQLQRKLQEQRAEMVEQIRKQETEKNNLKDTEHQLRVKELEKQLDDQKKLAEEMKRKAEQGSMQLQGEVQELILEELLRNAFPFDLVTEVGKGVRGADCVHHIRNQFGQECGKIIYESKRTKDFSMEWIEKLKKDMRSMGVDVAVIVTQSYPKGMDCFGEKDGVWICSFEEVRAVSYILRDGIVKLFGAIKSQENRGDKMHMLYDYLTSNEFSEQWKAIREGFMSMKLSIQKERDAMEKLWKAREKQLEKVMLNAAHIRGSIEGIAGTDTIQLSLTDDEDDDALLLE; translated from the coding sequence ATGTCAACAGAAATAAAATGCCCTAATTGTGCACACACTTTTCCTATAGAAGAGGTAATGGCAGAGGAATATAAAAAAGACCTCAGAGAAAAGATGGTCTCTTTTACCAAACAAAAGGACGAAGAATATAATAAAAAACTGAATGAGTTAAGCCAGCAGCAGAAACAGCAGGAGCAGGTATTTGAGCAGCAACACAAGCTCCAGGCCCAGGCATTCGAGCAGAAGCTGGCAGAAGAGAAGAAAGTTCTGCAGACCGCCCTGGAAGAGAGTTTAAGAAAAAGCATTGCCAGTGATTTTGAGAACAAACTTCAAATGATGGACACGGCCAACAAAGAGAGTGAAGAGAAACTGAAGCTTGCCCGCGCCAAAGAGCTGGACTTTCTGATGAAGGAAAAAGCAATGAAGGAAAAGGAAGAAGAAATGGAAATCCAGCTTCAACGCAAACTTCAGGAGCAACGTGCAGAAATGGTCGAGCAGATTAGAAAACAGGAAACAGAAAAGAATAACCTTAAAGATACCGAACACCAGCTCAGGGTAAAGGAACTGGAAAAACAGCTCGATGACCAGAAAAAACTGGCCGAGGAAATGAAGCGTAAGGCCGAACAAGGCTCTATGCAATTGCAGGGCGAAGTTCAGGAGCTGATCCTGGAAGAGCTTTTGCGCAATGCCTTCCCTTTTGATCTCGTTACCGAAGTCGGTAAAGGCGTAAGAGGGGCAGATTGTGTACACCATATCAGAAATCAATTCGGACAGGAATGCGGCAAGATCATTTATGAGAGCAAACGAACCAAGGACTTCTCTATGGAATGGATTGAGAAACTGAAAAAAGACATGCGCAGCATGGGAGTTGACGTGGCGGTAATCGTGACACAAAGCTACCCTAAAGGCATGGATTGTTTTGGAGAAAAAGACGGGGTCTGGATTTGTTCCTTTGAGGAAGTAAGGGCAGTTTCTTATATCCTCAGGGATGGTATTGTCAAATTGTTTGGCGCCATAAAATCCCAGGAAAACCGTGGCGACAAAATGCACATGTTATACGATTACCTGACCAGCAATGAATTTTCAGAACAATGGAAAGCCATCAGAGAAGGTTTCATGAGTATGAAACTCTCTATCCAGAAAGAACGTGATGCGATGGAAAAACTCTGGAAAGCCCGTGAGAAACAACTGGAAAAAGTGATGCTGAACGCAGCGCATATCCGGGGTTCTATCGAAGGCATTGCCGGCACAGATACCATTCAGCTCAGCCTTACTGATGATGAAGATGATGATGCCCTGCTATTAGAATAA
- a CDS encoding PadR family transcriptional regulator — protein sequence MIAENTQTQMRKGILEYCVLLIISRGEIYASDIIAELKTAKLLVVEGTLYPLLTRLKNNGLLSYNWVESTSGPPRKYYLLTAEGKAILSQLDHTWQELAYAIETSKTNLTNS from the coding sequence ATGATAGCAGAAAATACGCAAACACAAATGCGAAAGGGCATACTGGAATACTGTGTGCTCCTGATCATATCCAGAGGTGAGATCTATGCTTCTGATATTATCGCAGAATTAAAGACAGCCAAATTGTTGGTGGTAGAGGGAACTTTGTACCCCTTACTTACCCGCTTAAAAAATAATGGCTTACTGAGTTATAACTGGGTCGAGTCCACGTCAGGGCCTCCCCGGAAATACTACCTGTTAACGGCCGAGGGTAAAGCCATCCTCAGCCAACTGGACCATACCTGGCAGGAGCTGGCTTATGCAATAGAAACTTCCAAAACTAATTTAACCAACTCATGA
- a CDS encoding PspC domain-containing protein has protein sequence MKKTLNINIGNSIVHIEEDAYEMLTIYLNEVKHHFSKNADDFEIVTDIENRIAEMFGEILSIQQKQAINIEDVKSVTAQMGSVKDFETSEESEGAEDPLAHIPPYDGVKKLYRDTDQAMVAGVCVGLGHYLNIEARWIRLAALISMLIGGSGVLAYLIMWIVIPRAESKSEKMTMRGEAPNLRGFANSHLNPLMKQSRGFIAEFFEFLGSFIQGAGKTLFKIIAVGIIIFGSLFLLFLIVAVAGLFGIWDSDVYSYFPVSMVNEDYLSSLVIAVFIVFAVPLLALVLFSVRVAFNGRAINKTLSFGLLIIWLGGVVVSIFYIAKITTEFKERAELAQVTPLVAHKTIFLTVDKTRFFSKEDSVNYHIESYHQNGRRILNDHHGPFDEPRNVNLRIEKSENGKSELVRNYSAQGKTFEAALKQAQNIRYEFVQKDSLLNFSSRLQLTKKASWRNQEVDLMLRVPVGTHLKISRDLEWFLNGYNYWNCNEDGTAEFTEWIMTDTGLKCLNERKDSDNE, from the coding sequence ATGAAGAAGACACTTAACATAAATATCGGTAACTCCATCGTTCACATCGAAGAGGATGCTTACGAAATGCTGACCATTTACCTGAACGAAGTAAAACACCATTTTTCAAAAAATGCAGATGATTTTGAAATCGTTACAGATATTGAAAACAGGATTGCCGAAATGTTTGGCGAGATCTTGTCCATCCAGCAAAAACAGGCCATCAATATAGAAGATGTCAAATCAGTAACCGCACAGATGGGTTCTGTAAAAGATTTCGAAACTTCTGAGGAATCCGAAGGAGCTGAAGATCCGCTTGCCCATATCCCACCGTATGATGGCGTAAAGAAATTATACCGGGATACCGATCAGGCGATGGTTGCGGGAGTATGTGTTGGTCTCGGTCATTATCTGAATATTGAAGCCCGCTGGATCCGTTTGGCAGCTTTGATCTCTATGCTTATCGGAGGATCCGGAGTACTCGCTTATCTTATCATGTGGATCGTTATTCCAAGGGCAGAAAGTAAGTCGGAAAAGATGACAATGAGGGGGGAAGCGCCTAACCTGAGGGGCTTTGCCAATAGCCACCTGAATCCCTTGATGAAACAATCACGTGGTTTTATTGCTGAATTTTTTGAATTTCTGGGCAGCTTTATTCAGGGTGCAGGAAAAACATTATTTAAAATCATTGCGGTAGGAATTATCATTTTCGGTTCTTTATTTCTCTTGTTTCTGATTGTTGCAGTTGCCGGTTTATTTGGAATCTGGGATTCCGATGTGTACAGTTACTTTCCGGTGAGCATGGTCAATGAGGATTACCTCAGTTCTTTGGTGATCGCTGTATTTATTGTCTTTGCAGTTCCATTGCTGGCCTTGGTATTGTTCTCTGTTCGCGTTGCTTTCAATGGCAGAGCGATTAATAAAACCCTTTCCTTTGGTCTGTTGATCATCTGGCTTGGAGGCGTAGTCGTGAGTATATTTTACATTGCTAAAATCACGACTGAGTTTAAAGAACGTGCAGAACTGGCACAGGTTACGCCATTGGTTGCGCATAAAACCATTTTCCTGACGGTAGATAAAACGCGTTTCTTTAGCAAGGAGGATAGTGTTAACTATCACATTGAGTCTTACCATCAAAATGGACGCAGAATCTTAAATGATCACCATGGGCCTTTTGATGAGCCAAGAAATGTAAACCTTAGAATTGAAAAAAGTGAGAATGGAAAAAGTGAACTGGTTAGAAATTATAGTGCACAGGGGAAAACTTTTGAAGCTGCTTTAAAACAAGCACAGAACATCCGTTATGAATTTGTACAAAAGGACTCTCTGTTGAATTTCAGCTCCCGTTTACAGCTGACTAAAAAAGCCAGTTGGAGAAATCAGGAAGTAGATTTGATGCTGAGGGTGCCTGTAGGTACCCATTTAAAAATCAGTCGTGATCTGGAATGGTTTTTAAATGGGTACAATTACTGGAACTGTAATGAGGATGGAACTGCCGAATTCACAGAGTGGATCATGACAGATACAGGCTTAAAATGTCTGAATGAACGTAAAGATTCAGACAACGAATAA
- a CDS encoding metal-dependent transcriptional regulator yields the protein MLSYTEENYLKALLKLSFQNEDKPEAGTNEMAAYLGVKPATATDMLKKLKEKELVTYKKYGKILLTETGKQNGIAILRKHRLWETFLYEKLDFSWDEVHEVAEQLEHIQSAKLVDKLEEFLNFPEFDPHGDPIPKANGEIPNIDKVLLSELNEDELCKVVAVKDTSTVFLQYLEKLSITIGTAIKVLERIDFDGSLSIQIADEEPRNVSMKFAESLFVKR from the coding sequence ATGCTATCTTACACGGAAGAAAACTATTTAAAGGCTTTATTGAAACTGAGCTTTCAGAATGAAGATAAACCTGAAGCCGGAACCAATGAAATGGCCGCCTATTTGGGTGTTAAGCCTGCTACGGCTACAGACATGCTTAAAAAGCTGAAGGAAAAGGAATTGGTAACCTATAAGAAATACGGGAAGATTCTGCTCACCGAAACCGGGAAGCAGAATGGAATAGCGATTTTAAGAAAACACCGTTTATGGGAAACTTTTTTGTATGAAAAGCTGGATTTCAGCTGGGATGAGGTCCATGAAGTGGCAGAACAACTGGAACATATCCAGTCGGCCAAGCTGGTAGATAAGCTCGAAGAATTTTTAAATTTCCCGGAGTTTGATCCTCATGGCGATCCCATCCCTAAGGCAAACGGAGAAATCCCCAACATAGATAAGGTTTTACTTTCGGAGCTGAACGAAGATGAATTATGTAAAGTTGTTGCAGTGAAAGATACTTCCACTGTATTTCTTCAATACCTGGAAAAGCTTTCCATCACCATCGGTACCGCAATTAAAGTCCTGGAACGCATTGACTTTGACGGTTCTTTAAGCATACAGATTGCAGATGAAGAACCGCGAAACGTATCTATGAAGTTTGCAGAAAGTTTGTTTGTAAAGAGATAG